In the Synechococcus sp. Nb3U1 genome, one interval contains:
- the rsmH gene encoding 16S rRNA (cytosine(1402)-N(4))-methyltransferase RsmH codes for MYQHESVLTEEVVAYLQPQSGGIFLDVTLGGGGHTLALLRGGAAQVMGLDQDPLALEAAQARFVAAGIPLEGRRVKLWHLNFAKFELQHYGFQDDRGERIPFDGIVADLGVSSPQLDQPERGFSFRAEGPLDMRMDASAAQETAADWVNHHEVEALIDIFSRYGEERFARRIARRIEQSRPLLTTTQLADVIWQAVPPAARQGRIHPATRVFQALRIAVNHELEVLETLLAQAPNWLKPGGRLAVISFHSLEDRLVKWAFRTDPRWQVLTPKPLQPTESEMRHNPRARSAKLRVAARSQSNIEDNLRLIPKDRIQ; via the coding sequence TTGTATCAACATGAGTCCGTTTTGACGGAGGAGGTCGTGGCCTACCTGCAACCTCAGTCGGGCGGAATTTTTTTGGATGTGACCTTAGGCGGGGGTGGACATACGTTAGCGCTGCTGCGGGGGGGAGCCGCTCAAGTCATGGGGTTGGATCAAGATCCTCTGGCTTTAGAGGCGGCCCAGGCTCGTTTTGTTGCGGCAGGGATCCCCTTGGAGGGCCGCCGGGTCAAACTCTGGCACCTGAATTTCGCCAAGTTTGAGCTGCAACACTATGGTTTTCAGGATGACCGGGGGGAGAGGATCCCGTTTGATGGGATCGTGGCGGATTTGGGGGTGAGCTCCCCGCAACTGGATCAACCTGAACGGGGTTTCAGCTTTCGCGCCGAGGGGCCACTGGATATGCGCATGGATGCTAGCGCAGCACAAGAGACGGCTGCTGATTGGGTCAATCATCATGAGGTGGAAGCGTTAATCGACATTTTTAGCCGCTATGGGGAAGAACGGTTTGCCCGGCGTATTGCCCGGCGCATCGAACAGTCCCGTCCCCTGTTGACCACAACTCAGTTGGCGGATGTGATCTGGCAAGCGGTTCCCCCTGCGGCTCGTCAGGGTCGTATCCATCCCGCAACGCGGGTTTTTCAAGCGCTGCGTATTGCGGTGAACCATGAGCTGGAGGTGTTGGAAACCCTGCTGGCCCAAGCCCCCAACTGGCTGAAACCCGGCGGTCGGTTGGCGGTGATTAGTTTTCACAGTTTGGAAGATCGTCTGGTGAAATGGGCTTTTCGCACGGATCCCCGCTGGCAAGTGCTCACGCCCAAGCCTCTACAACCCACGGAATCGGAAATGCGGCACAATCCCCGCGCCCGTTCTGCCAAGCTGCGCGTGGCTGCCCGTAGCCAGAGCAACATTGAAGACAACCTGCGCCTAATCCCGAAAGATCGGATACAGTGA
- a CDS encoding DUF6679 family protein: MLHRRIYQLSREGKDVWIYLRDQGRWLERAKILDIEGDTILVRYETEDEEEICSWEEMVRLESIGAVAQRLSTIPKGMLSTADLPISEDCPPAELLGLPLLAAESEDHPNGERLLEDYYLDREATAELPVRLNGEDLKRVDCARHDSEGQRESNHD; the protein is encoded by the coding sequence GTGCTTCATCGTAGGATCTATCAACTCAGCCGCGAAGGCAAAGATGTGTGGATCTACCTGCGCGATCAAGGACGATGGCTAGAACGAGCCAAGATCCTCGATATCGAAGGGGATACCATTTTGGTTCGCTACGAAACGGAGGATGAGGAGGAGATCTGCTCCTGGGAAGAGATGGTTCGCCTCGAAAGCATTGGAGCGGTAGCTCAACGCCTCTCTACCATTCCCAAAGGGATGCTCAGCACGGCCGATTTGCCCATTTCCGAAGATTGTCCCCCCGCTGAATTGTTGGGTCTACCGCTACTGGCCGCTGAGAGCGAAGACCATCCGAATGGGGAACGTCTGCTCGAAGATTACTATCTGGATCGGGAGGCTACTGCCGAGCTGCCGGTACGCCTAAACGGGGAAGACCTGAAACGGGTGGATTGTGCTAGGCACGACTCGGAGGGTCAGCGGGAGAGCAACCACGACTGA
- a CDS encoding prephenate/arogenate dehydrogenase codes for MRIAIVGLGLIGGSLALKLTEQGYAVFGISRNLMTCEQALALGAVQACGTELAQLQAWDPQLVLICTPLEQVLPTLTALLPYLSAETVVSDVGSVKQPIVRPATQLWPLFVGGHPMAGKTTQGIQSAEADLFVGRPYVLTPIAETRPQTLEILQELVAVVGAEGVFTDPARHDRAVAWISHLPVMISASLITSVSQEVDPVILELARTLASSGFRDTSRVGGGIPQLGLEMARHNRQAVLANLRSYQQHLQQIETWIEKEQWDGLSQFLEQTQREWRQFPVNQPQP; via the coding sequence ATGCGCATTGCCATCGTCGGGTTAGGGTTGATCGGTGGATCCCTGGCCCTCAAGCTGACCGAACAGGGATATGCCGTTTTTGGGATCAGCCGTAACCTGATGACTTGTGAACAAGCGCTGGCGCTAGGAGCTGTGCAAGCCTGCGGAACGGAGTTGGCCCAGTTGCAGGCATGGGATCCCCAATTGGTGCTGATCTGCACCCCATTAGAGCAGGTTTTGCCTACTCTGACAGCTCTCCTACCCTATCTGTCGGCGGAGACGGTAGTCAGCGATGTGGGTTCGGTCAAGCAACCGATTGTTCGCCCTGCCACGCAGCTATGGCCTTTGTTTGTGGGTGGACATCCCATGGCGGGCAAAACCACCCAAGGGATCCAGTCTGCCGAAGCAGACTTGTTTGTAGGGCGGCCTTATGTCCTCACCCCGATTGCCGAAACTCGGCCCCAAACCCTGGAGATTTTGCAGGAACTGGTTGCTGTTGTTGGGGCGGAAGGGGTCTTCACGGATCCCGCCCGACATGATCGGGCGGTGGCCTGGATTAGCCATTTGCCGGTCATGATTAGTGCCAGTTTAATCACATCCGTCAGCCAAGAAGTGGATCCGGTAATCCTGGAATTGGCTCGCACCCTGGCAAGTAGCGGCTTTCGGGATACCAGTCGTGTCGGCGGAGGGATCCCGCAGTTGGGATTAGAGATGGCCCGTCACAACCGACAGGCGGTGCTGGCAAACCTGCGCAGTTACCAACAACACCTGCAGCAGATAGAAACCTGGATTGAGAAAGAACAATGGGATGGGCTGAGCCAATTCCTGGAGCAAACTCAGCGGGAATGGCGGCAATTTCCAGTCAATCAACCGCAACCTTAG
- a CDS encoding response regulator transcription factor encodes MSTLLAEDDVLYRQHVHNLLMQHLPQFGPVYTASNGTEALELARQHHPSFMLMDIRMPEMTGIEVARQVWSERPNTRIVFWSHFADEVYVRELHKIVPPQTVYGYLLKNCTDEKLVSAIQAVVQDEQCVIDREVRGVDSRSQNKITGLSDAEYEVLIDIALGLTDQAIASRRFLSRRGVTNRLRNLYDKLEVSNDQIESDEWGTTFSLRARAIRLAFKRGLINAQLLDEEEVQLDHWLSRYRLEPLD; translated from the coding sequence GTGAGCACCCTCCTTGCTGAAGATGATGTTCTGTACCGTCAACATGTGCACAACCTGCTGATGCAGCATTTGCCTCAGTTTGGGCCGGTGTACACAGCCTCGAATGGTACAGAAGCCTTGGAGCTCGCTCGTCAGCACCATCCCAGCTTCATGCTGATGGATATTCGTATGCCCGAGATGACCGGGATCGAGGTGGCCCGTCAGGTTTGGTCGGAGCGGCCCAATACCCGCATCGTTTTTTGGTCTCATTTTGCCGATGAAGTTTATGTGCGGGAGCTCCACAAGATCGTCCCTCCCCAAACGGTGTACGGATATCTCTTGAAAAACTGCACGGATGAAAAGTTGGTCAGTGCTATTCAAGCGGTGGTGCAAGACGAGCAGTGTGTGATCGACCGCGAGGTGCGTGGGGTAGATTCCCGCTCCCAAAACAAAATTACCGGCCTGAGCGATGCCGAGTACGAAGTGTTGATCGATATTGCCCTGGGTCTGACGGATCAAGCGATTGCCTCACGACGGTTCTTGTCCCGCCGCGGGGTGACCAATCGGTTGCGCAACCTCTACGACAAGCTAGAAGTCAGCAACGACCAAATTGAGAGCGATGAATGGGGCACAACCTTTAGTTTGCGTGCCCGTGCCATTCGTCTCGCCTTTAAACGGGGATTGATCAATGCTCAACTTTTGGATGAAGAGGAAGTGCAATTGGATCACTGGCTAAGCCGATATCGACTGGAGCCGTTGGACTAA